One genomic window of Pseudomonas aeruginosa includes the following:
- a CDS encoding SDR family NAD(P)-dependent oxidoreductase: MAIRQTPINSGFGAKTQASEVMAGRDLSGKTAIVTGGYSGLGLETTKALADAGARVIVTARRPDVAREALLGLDEVEVQALDLAELASVRRFAEAFSASRRRADIVINNAGVMACPETRVGPGWEAQFATNHLGHYALVSLLWPSLADDARLVAVSSAGHHYSAIRWDDVQFERGYDKWLAYAQSKTANALFAIQLDALGRERGVHAFALHPGSIATPLQRHVPRAEMIALGWMDEAGNPASPDTLKTPQQGAATQLWAATSPLLAGMGGLYCEDCDIAGIAPDDSRTLAGVREHAIDPEQARRLWRLSATLTGIDAFAS, encoded by the coding sequence ATGGCTATCAGGCAAACCCCCATCAATTCGGGATTCGGAGCGAAAACGCAGGCCAGCGAGGTGATGGCGGGGCGAGACCTCTCCGGAAAGACCGCCATCGTGACCGGCGGCTACTCCGGTCTTGGCCTGGAAACCACGAAGGCGCTGGCCGACGCGGGCGCGCGGGTCATTGTTACGGCGCGCAGACCGGATGTGGCAAGGGAGGCGCTGCTCGGGCTCGACGAAGTCGAGGTGCAGGCGCTCGACCTGGCCGAGTTGGCCAGCGTGCGTCGGTTCGCCGAGGCCTTCTCCGCCTCGCGCCGTCGTGCCGATATCGTCATCAACAACGCCGGTGTGATGGCCTGTCCCGAGACCCGCGTAGGCCCGGGCTGGGAAGCGCAGTTCGCGACCAATCACCTTGGCCACTACGCCCTGGTGAGCCTCTTGTGGCCGTCGCTCGCGGATGACGCGCGATTGGTCGCCGTGTCCTCCGCCGGGCACCACTACTCGGCGATCCGCTGGGACGACGTGCAGTTCGAACGGGGCTACGACAAGTGGCTGGCTTATGCGCAGTCGAAGACTGCCAACGCCCTGTTCGCCATCCAGTTGGATGCGCTGGGTCGCGAGAGGGGTGTGCATGCCTTCGCATTGCATCCGGGCAGCATCGCCACACCGTTGCAACGCCATGTTCCACGGGCGGAGATGATCGCCCTGGGCTGGATGGACGAAGCCGGCAATCCGGCCAGCCCCGACACGCTCAAGACCCCGCAGCAGGGGGCTGCCACCCAGCTGTGGGCTGCGACCTCTCCGCTGCTGGCGGGGATGGGCGGGCTCTACTGCGAGGATTGCGACATCGCAGGCATCGCGCCGGACGACTCGCGCACCCTGGCCGGCGTACGCGAGCATGCGATCGATCCGGAGCAGGCCCGCCGCCTCTGGAGGCTTTCGGCGACGCTCACCGGGATCGACGCATTCGCGTCCTAG
- a CDS encoding MFS transporter, translating to MTSSSVGKGIAISGMFFMLGLCFGSLSSRMATIKDGLQLSDGVFGSALFAMSAGVVLSLPVSGWMIAKLGSRNVGVTAILANAVLLSLVPLASSVYQLAALLFVSGFSYSAVNVSNNTQASLSEALIGKTELPFFHGIWGLAGFVGAGFGALMIGQDFALSTHFGVISVIAFLAALACWRFLHDQPGAERVGRAFTMPDRRLFNYGLIVFFSMACEGIMYDWSVVYFQDVVSAERQLVGVGFMVFMGAMTVGRLLLNRVADRFGTRSTLQWSGGLALIGMVTTIAYPSLLASIIGFCLVGLGICTVIPLVAGAAARSSSMAPSSAIAAVLTIGFLGTLIGPPLIGFLSEAFGLRYAFGACVVLAIGIILRAGKIPWQAPSVV from the coding sequence ATGACCTCCAGCAGCGTAGGGAAAGGTATTGCCATCTCCGGCATGTTCTTCATGCTCGGATTGTGTTTCGGGAGCCTCAGCTCCCGGATGGCCACGATAAAAGACGGACTCCAGCTTTCCGACGGGGTGTTCGGCAGTGCGCTTTTCGCCATGTCGGCCGGGGTGGTGCTCTCGTTGCCGGTATCCGGCTGGATGATCGCGAAGCTCGGCAGCAGAAACGTTGGAGTAACGGCGATTCTCGCGAACGCCGTTCTGCTGTCGTTGGTTCCCTTGGCTTCTAGCGTCTACCAGCTTGCTGCTCTGTTGTTCGTATCGGGGTTCTCCTATAGCGCGGTCAATGTGTCGAACAATACCCAGGCAAGCCTGTCGGAGGCGCTCATCGGAAAGACCGAGTTACCGTTTTTCCACGGTATATGGGGGTTGGCGGGATTCGTCGGCGCCGGGTTCGGGGCGTTGATGATCGGGCAGGACTTTGCCTTGTCCACGCATTTCGGCGTGATATCGGTGATCGCCTTCCTGGCCGCCCTGGCCTGCTGGCGCTTTCTCCACGACCAGCCTGGCGCGGAGCGGGTCGGGCGGGCCTTCACGATGCCGGACAGGAGGCTTTTCAACTACGGGCTGATCGTTTTTTTCTCGATGGCCTGCGAAGGCATCATGTATGACTGGAGCGTCGTCTATTTCCAGGACGTGGTCTCGGCCGAGCGGCAACTGGTCGGAGTCGGCTTCATGGTGTTCATGGGCGCCATGACTGTCGGCCGGCTTCTGCTGAACCGAGTCGCCGACCGTTTCGGTACGCGCAGCACCTTGCAGTGGAGCGGGGGGCTCGCCTTGATCGGCATGGTCACGACGATCGCCTATCCGAGCCTGCTGGCGTCGATCATTGGCTTCTGCCTTGTCGGTCTCGGCATCTGTACCGTCATTCCGCTGGTGGCGGGGGCCGCCGCCCGCTCCTCGAGCATGGCGCCGAGTTCGGCTATCGCAGCCGTTCTGACGATCGGATTCCTGGGCACGTTGATCGGCCCGCCGCTGATCGGCTTTCTCTCCGAAGCGTTCGGCCTGCGTTATGCCTTCGGCGCGTGCGTGGTCCTGGCCATCGGGATCATCCTTCGGGCGGGAAAGATACCGTGGCAAGCTCCGTCGGTCGTTTGA
- a CDS encoding AraC family transcriptional regulator has product MDPLSEVLSLVNSQDSSFGALKTGGDWALRFPAPEGVKFNVVVRGACLLATDGMEEPIRLEAGDCFLVSCRSPLLVGSDLSLPAADATLLYRDAPDGVAHYGESEDCFLIGGRFAFGEEANLLFDGLPPVTVVKSDSDQASVLSWALHRLAHEFSCPSPGSALIAHHLGHIMLAQVLRLYLAGKGSDTPSWLLALSDPRIGAAIRAIHAEPAKVWTVERLADVAGTSRSTLALRFKQTAGLAPLEYVSHWRMQLAARALRDSKATISSIAQTLGYGSDSAFSNAFKRIMKCSPRDYRSRQASRA; this is encoded by the coding sequence ATGGATCCTCTCTCCGAAGTCCTTTCCCTGGTCAACAGCCAGGACTCCTCCTTCGGCGCCCTGAAGACCGGCGGCGATTGGGCACTCCGCTTTCCGGCACCGGAAGGTGTGAAGTTCAACGTGGTAGTCCGTGGCGCTTGCCTGCTGGCCACCGACGGCATGGAAGAGCCGATCCGACTGGAAGCGGGCGACTGCTTTCTGGTGTCCTGCCGCAGTCCGCTGCTGGTCGGCAGCGATCTATCCCTTCCCGCCGCCGACGCCACGCTGCTCTACCGAGATGCCCCTGACGGCGTCGCGCACTATGGGGAAAGCGAGGATTGTTTCCTGATCGGCGGTCGCTTCGCCTTTGGCGAAGAAGCCAACCTGCTGTTCGACGGGCTGCCTCCGGTGACCGTCGTGAAAAGCGATTCGGACCAGGCATCCGTACTGAGCTGGGCGCTGCACCGACTGGCCCATGAGTTTTCCTGCCCGTCACCCGGTAGCGCGCTGATCGCTCACCACCTGGGCCACATCATGCTGGCGCAGGTGCTGCGCCTCTATCTCGCCGGCAAGGGCAGCGACACGCCCAGTTGGCTGCTGGCGTTGTCCGATCCGCGCATAGGCGCGGCGATCCGGGCGATCCACGCCGAGCCGGCCAAAGTCTGGACGGTCGAGCGCCTGGCCGACGTAGCGGGTACCTCGCGCTCCACGCTGGCCCTGCGTTTCAAGCAAACCGCGGGACTGGCGCCGCTGGAATATGTATCGCACTGGCGTATGCAATTGGCGGCTCGCGCCCTGCGCGACAGCAAAGCGACGATTTCCTCGATCGCGCAAACCCTGGGCTACGGCTCGGACAGCGCCTTCAGCAACGCCTTCAAACGCATCATGAAATGCTCGCCCAGAGACTATCGCAGCCGGCAGGCCAGCAGGGCATAG
- a CDS encoding NADP-dependent oxidoreductase, whose amino-acid sequence MINRQIVLSELPRTALAVRHFQGREVRCPVPADGELLLRVLYIPLDAASRAWMQGATYRPGLVAGEVMAGLGLAEVVESCSASFQPGDLVCAETGWQTFAVVPAAGLIRLPRLEPLTHLLSVYGVAGLTAYFGLLECARPVQGETLAVSAAAGAVGSIVGQIARIRGCRTVGIAGGASKCAWLVRELGFDAALDYKTGTLADDLRRTCPDGIDAYFDNTGGAILDACLPNMAEHGRVACCGAISQYDLDRPAAGPAGIPGLLIIKRLTLRGFLLGDFLESRERALSDLKAWVDSGQIKVYEDVLYGLESLPAALVGLLNGENFGKRIVKVA is encoded by the coding sequence ATGATCAACCGTCAGATCGTTCTGAGCGAGCTTCCCCGGACTGCGCTCGCTGTCCGGCATTTTCAGGGGCGGGAGGTGCGTTGTCCGGTTCCGGCCGACGGTGAGCTGTTGCTTCGTGTCCTGTACATACCGCTGGACGCCGCCAGCCGGGCCTGGATGCAGGGCGCGACCTATCGCCCCGGCCTCGTGGCCGGGGAGGTGATGGCGGGGTTGGGACTGGCCGAGGTGGTGGAATCGTGCTCGGCGTCGTTCCAGCCCGGCGACCTGGTCTGTGCCGAGACCGGCTGGCAGACTTTCGCGGTCGTGCCGGCGGCCGGGCTCATCAGGCTGCCGCGCCTGGAGCCCCTCACGCACCTGCTCAGCGTCTACGGCGTAGCAGGCCTGACGGCCTATTTCGGCCTTCTCGAATGCGCCAGACCGGTGCAGGGCGAAACGCTGGCGGTGTCAGCCGCCGCCGGTGCCGTCGGCTCTATCGTCGGGCAGATCGCCAGGATCAGGGGCTGCCGTACTGTCGGCATTGCGGGAGGCGCCAGCAAATGCGCCTGGCTGGTTCGTGAACTGGGTTTCGACGCGGCACTCGACTACAAGACGGGGACGCTGGCCGATGACTTGCGGCGGACCTGTCCGGACGGGATCGACGCGTATTTCGACAACACCGGCGGTGCAATCCTCGATGCCTGTCTGCCGAACATGGCGGAGCATGGACGGGTCGCCTGTTGCGGCGCGATTTCGCAATACGACCTGGACCGACCCGCCGCCGGTCCTGCCGGGATCCCCGGGCTGCTCATCATCAAGCGCCTGACGTTGCGCGGATTCCTTCTTGGCGACTTTCTCGAGAGCAGAGAGCGGGCGCTCTCCGATCTCAAGGCATGGGTCGACTCCGGGCAGATCAAGGTATACGAGGATGTGCTCTACGGACTGGAAAGCCTGCCGGCGGCTCTGGTCGGCCTGTTGAATGGCGAGAACTTCGGCAAGCGCATCGTGAAGGTAGCCTGA
- a CDS encoding multicopper oxidase family protein: MTFTRRQVLGGLAGLAVVGLGAGGARFWLARPQVAQEYDYELIAAPLDLEIVPGFSSPALAYGGQCPGVELRAKQGEWLRVRFINRLDEPTTIHWHGIRLPIEMDGVPYISQPPVQPGESFIYQFKTQDAGSYWYHPHLMSSEQLGRGLVGPLIIEEREPTGFRHEKVLCLKTWHVDEQGAFTPFSVPRQAAREGTRGRYSTINGKHVPTIDLPAGQIVRVRLLNVDNTVTYRLNLPNGEARIYAIDGHPVEPRGFEGQYWIGPGMRLELALKVPEAGTELSLRDGPVRLATIRSVASAEAPAGDWPKPLPANPVSEPDLANAEKIGFRFEWVGAMSDTSGKNPYPSFWQINGKAWEGGEEHKHNAPPLAKLKEGQSYIFELRNMAQYQHPIHLHGMAFKVLDSDRRDIIPYFTDTYLLGKNETARVALVADNPGLWMFHCHVIDHMETGLMGTIAVGEAWCG; encoded by the coding sequence ATGACATTTACCCGTAGACAAGTGCTCGGCGGCCTCGCCGGGCTGGCGGTGGTCGGCCTCGGCGCCGGCGGCGCGCGCTTCTGGCTGGCGCGTCCGCAGGTGGCGCAGGAGTACGACTACGAACTGATCGCCGCGCCGCTGGACCTGGAGATCGTCCCGGGCTTCAGCAGTCCGGCGCTGGCCTATGGCGGCCAGTGCCCCGGCGTGGAGTTGCGGGCGAAGCAGGGCGAGTGGCTGCGGGTGCGCTTCATCAACAGGCTGGACGAACCGACCACCATCCACTGGCACGGCATCCGCCTGCCGATCGAGATGGACGGCGTGCCGTACATTTCCCAGCCGCCGGTGCAGCCGGGCGAGAGTTTCATCTACCAGTTCAAGACCCAGGACGCCGGCAGCTACTGGTACCACCCGCACCTGATGAGCAGCGAGCAGCTCGGCCGCGGGCTGGTCGGCCCGCTGATCATCGAGGAGCGCGAACCCACCGGGTTCCGCCACGAGAAGGTTCTCTGCCTGAAGACCTGGCACGTGGACGAGCAGGGCGCCTTCACCCCCTTCAGCGTGCCGCGCCAGGCCGCGCGCGAAGGCACCCGCGGGCGCTATTCGACGATCAACGGCAAGCATGTGCCGACCATCGACCTGCCGGCCGGGCAGATTGTCCGGGTGCGCCTGCTGAACGTCGACAACACCGTCACCTACCGTCTCAACCTGCCCAACGGCGAGGCGAGGATCTATGCCATCGATGGCCATCCGGTGGAACCACGCGGCTTCGAGGGGCAGTACTGGATCGGTCCCGGGATGCGCCTGGAGCTGGCGCTGAAGGTGCCGGAAGCGGGCACCGAGCTGTCCCTGCGCGACGGGCCGGTACGCCTGGCGACGATCCGCAGCGTGGCCAGCGCCGAGGCACCTGCCGGCGACTGGCCGAAGCCGTTGCCGGCGAATCCGGTGAGCGAACCGGACCTGGCCAATGCCGAGAAGATCGGTTTCCGTTTCGAGTGGGTCGGGGCCATGTCCGATACCAGCGGCAAGAATCCCTATCCGTCGTTCTGGCAGATCAACGGCAAGGCCTGGGAAGGCGGCGAGGAGCACAAGCACAACGCGCCGCCGCTGGCCAAGCTCAAGGAAGGCCAGAGCTACATCTTCGAGCTGCGCAACATGGCGCAGTACCAGCACCCGATCCACCTGCATGGGATGGCCTTCAAGGTGCTGGATTCGGATCGCCGGGACATCATCCCGTACTTCACCGACACCTACCTGCTGGGCAAGAACGAGACTGCCCGCGTCGCGCTGGTGGCGGACAATCCGGGCCTGTGGATGTTCCACTGCCACGTCATCGACCATATGGAGACCGGCCTGATGGGGACCATCGCGGTCGGCGAGGCCTGGTGCGGGTGA
- the tadA gene encoding tRNA adenosine(34) deaminase TadA, with product MRVTKLISNGKGYPTVKGVRPIIDRSRDPHFMREALAEAEKAAALGEVPVGAVLVREGEIIGRGFNRPISSHDPSAHAEMLAIRMAAAEAGNYRLPGSTLYVTLEPCSMCSGLLVHARIQRLVYGTVEPKSGAVESRGRFFEQEHLNHRVMVEGGVLAEECSQALSAFFRARREAAKKPRED from the coding sequence GTGCGGGTGACTAAGCTGATCAGCAACGGCAAGGGCTACCCGACGGTAAAAGGCGTGCGTCCGATCATCGATCGCAGCCGGGACCCGCATTTCATGCGCGAGGCCCTGGCAGAGGCGGAAAAGGCCGCGGCCCTCGGCGAAGTGCCGGTGGGCGCGGTCCTGGTGCGCGAGGGCGAGATCATCGGGCGGGGCTTCAACCGGCCGATCAGTAGCCACGATCCCAGTGCCCACGCCGAAATGCTGGCGATCCGCATGGCAGCGGCGGAGGCGGGCAACTACCGGCTGCCAGGCAGCACCCTGTATGTGACCCTGGAACCCTGCAGCATGTGTTCCGGACTGCTGGTGCACGCACGCATCCAGCGCCTGGTGTACGGCACGGTCGAGCCCAAGTCGGGCGCAGTGGAAAGCCGTGGGCGATTCTTCGAGCAGGAGCATCTCAACCATAGGGTCATGGTCGAGGGTGGCGTGCTGGCGGAAGAATGCAGCCAGGCGCTCTCGGCGTTCTTCCGCGCGCGGCGCGAAGCGGCGAAGAAGCCTCGCGAAGACTGA